The genome window TACAGCAACGGTAGTGCCGCCCACCGCCGTCCCCCCTACCCCCGCTCCTCCTACGCCCACCTCTCCCCCACGGCGCAGTGTGGTTTCCAATGCTACCTTCATGAGCCCGGCGCCCACCCTGGATGGCGACTGGAGCGAGTGGAAGAAAGTGGCTAAGGAATACCCGGCTACGAATGTGGTCTTTGGCAAGAGCGAATGGCAGAACGAGGATGATCTTGCCGGCTCGTACTATGTGGGCTGGGACAATACCTATCTGTACCTTGCCGTCAAGGTGCGCGATGATCGCTACGTGCAAACATCCTCGGGGGAGATGCTCTACAAAGGCGACAGCATCGAACTGCTGCTGGATACTGACCTGCTGGGCGACTTCTCCAGCGACCGCCTCAACGGAGATGATTTTCAGTTGGGCTTTGCCCTGGGACGCCCGGAGATTGCCTCAGGCAATCCCGAAACCTATGTGTGGTATCCATCCTCGAAAAGCGGCGCACCTTCCGGGGTGAAGATTGCCGCGCGTTACGAAGGCGCCATCTACCGCGCCGAGATTGCCATCCCCTGGACGGTGTTCGGCATCACCCCTTCGCGGGGCATGCGCCTGGGGTTTGCCCTTTCGGTCTCGGATAACGACCTGCCCGGCAACGCCGTACAGCAGAGCATGGTTTCCAGCGCGCCGCGCCGCGCCCTTACCGATCCTACCACCTGGGGCGAAGTGGTCTTAAAATAGAGCCAATCTGGTTTACAATGAGGTTGCTGCATGATTTTATTTCACATTCTGACCGCTTCGGACTGGGAACGCGCCCGTGTGGAAGGCACATACCGCCCTGAGTCGCTCAATCACGAAGGCTTCATCCACTTTTCCATGCGCGATCAACTTCTGCGGGTTGCAAATACTTTATTTCAGGGAAAGCGGGATCTGGTAGTGATTGAAGTAGAAAGCGCCCTGCTTCAGGCGCCCCTGCATCTGGAACCGCCCCTGGAAGGGGGCAGAGAACTGTTCCCGCACCTTTACGGCGCGTTGAACCTGGATGCCGTGCGCGCGGTGGGCAGATTGTCCCCTGAAGGGGACGGGGCTTTCGTACGTTTCCCCGACCTGCACCCCATTTCCACTCACGGGTAGCGAAAAAATTACCCGTCACTTCGTCCCTCAAGCGGGGTTATCTCTGTTCAGAAGGTTGTTCAGACTGCCATCCTTTTGAACGGAGGTATCCCCTATGAGTTATCCCTCACCCTCTGGCAATGAACCTGCAGATACTGCGGTCTTCCGCACCGTCGTCCTGGCGCTGGCAGTGGATATCTGCGAGCGCCTGAAGTGTGCCCATTTGCCTGCCCGCCTGGCAAAGGAGATGAAACGTCTGCCCGACGGACGCTTTGAGGTGCGCGTACCGGCAGAATACGCCGGCGAAGCCCTGCAACTGGTCTCCGCCTGGACGGGTCAGTCGGCTTAAACCCCCAATTTCCATCATCCCCTCCTTTTCCCTTCTCCCTGGCGGCGGCATCCACCCATGCCGCCGCCCCTCTTTCGGCAGGAAACCGGGCTTCCGGCAGAGACATTCCTGCCCAAAGCATACTTTCCACGCCTGAATCATGGTATATTAATTTTCAGAGGAGGGGCATATGAAAGAACGCATTTTAATCATTGAAGACGATGAAGGAATCGTTCGCGTTCTGAAGCGCGCTTTGACCTACGAAGGATATCTGGTAGAAAGTGCGCTGGAGGGGGAAACCGGTCTGCAATTAGCGCGCGAGCATCGCCCCGACCTGATCATCCTGGACTGGATGCTCCCCGGCATGGACGGGCTGGAAGTCTGCCAGCGCCTGCGCACCCTCTGCAACGCTCCCATCCTGATGCTGACAGCCAAGGACA of Anaerolinea thermophila UNI-1 contains these proteins:
- a CDS encoding DUF952 domain-containing protein, with protein sequence MILFHILTASDWERARVEGTYRPESLNHEGFIHFSMRDQLLRVANTLFQGKRDLVVIEVESALLQAPLHLEPPLEGGRELFPHLYGALNLDAVRAVGRLSPEGDGAFVRFPDLHPISTHG
- a CDS encoding sugar-binding protein, which encodes MKRLRLLIPVFALLAVMLACNFPSFGRQAQTPTLPPLEQTLAALYQTASAIPPTPTFPPVATATSAPQVSPTPLPPTATVVPPTAVPPTPAPPTPTSPPRRSVVSNATFMSPAPTLDGDWSEWKKVAKEYPATNVVFGKSEWQNEDDLAGSYYVGWDNTYLYLAVKVRDDRYVQTSSGEMLYKGDSIELLLDTDLLGDFSSDRLNGDDFQLGFALGRPEIASGNPETYVWYPSSKSGAPSGVKIAARYEGAIYRAEIAIPWTVFGITPSRGMRLGFALSVSDNDLPGNAVQQSMVSSAPRRALTDPTTWGEVVLK